A single region of the Selenomonas sp. oral taxon 920 genome encodes:
- a CDS encoding excinuclease ABC subunit A, whose amino-acid sequence MEKQPMAIEVRGARVHNLKNISVDIPLHKIVGIAGVSGSGKSSLALGVLYAEGSRRYLEALSTYTRRRMTQAEKACVDEVRYIPAALALHQRPGVPGMRSTFGTSTELLNVVRLMFSRLASHRCPNGHYAAPTRKVAAEQEIVCPTCGVHFYAPGAEELAFNSGGACEACGGTGVVRVVDESTLVPDDSLSIDDGAVLPWQTLMWSLMKEIAQKLGVRTDVPFRELTAQEKEIVFHGPPDKVHLVYQIQKTGAAGEMDFTYFNAIYTVENALAKVKDEKGMKRVEKFLRQEICPACHGTRLSDAARAPRLAELSLPDVCRMTLTELAAWIADVPKAMPRDMIPMAESICESFRHTAARLMELGLGYLTLDRAASTLSTGERQRMQLARAVRNRTTGVLYVLDEPSIGLHPSNIDGLLNVMRELMSDGNSIVLVDHDVQILRSADHFIELGPEAGAGGGTIIAQGTLAEMKKSANSRIGGFLDGRKKVQVHTPAAVEDMFKHGRIVLKTEQIHTVKPLSAVFPQGRLSVVTGVSGSGKTTLILESLIPALEAQLGRTSLPAHVRSIAADGVRQVRLIDAVPIGANVRSTVATYANVHDELRKLYARTPAAKENGYKAGEFSYNTGKLRCPTCDGTGSISLDVQFLPDVTIDCPDCGGSRYRKEAAEILRVPRKGKQPCSLPALMSLSVDEALAVCCDLKTVQRRLQILHDLGLGYLTLGEATPGLSGGEAQRLKLASDMGRGQEGSVFVFDEPTIGLHPLDVETLLGVFQTLMASGATVIVIEHDLDVIRNADYILDMGPGGGEEGGEIVACGTHADIRKEPKSVTGRYL is encoded by the coding sequence ATGGAAAAGCAGCCGATGGCGATTGAAGTCCGCGGAGCGCGCGTTCACAATTTGAAAAATATATCTGTCGATATTCCGCTTCATAAGATTGTGGGTATTGCGGGGGTCTCCGGCTCGGGAAAGTCCTCGCTCGCACTGGGCGTGCTCTACGCCGAGGGCTCGCGCCGCTATCTCGAGGCGTTGTCGACGTATACGAGGCGGCGCATGACACAGGCAGAGAAGGCATGCGTCGATGAGGTGCGCTACATCCCTGCGGCGCTTGCACTGCATCAGCGCCCCGGCGTGCCCGGAATGCGCAGCACGTTCGGCACGTCTACGGAGCTGCTGAACGTCGTACGTCTGATGTTTTCGCGTCTGGCGAGCCATCGCTGCCCGAACGGTCACTATGCAGCGCCGACGCGCAAGGTGGCGGCGGAACAGGAGATCGTCTGCCCGACGTGCGGCGTACATTTCTATGCACCGGGTGCGGAGGAACTCGCGTTCAACAGCGGCGGTGCCTGTGAGGCGTGCGGAGGTACCGGCGTTGTCCGCGTCGTTGACGAATCGACGCTCGTGCCCGACGACTCCCTCTCGATCGACGATGGGGCAGTGCTGCCGTGGCAGACGCTCATGTGGTCTCTGATGAAGGAGATCGCGCAGAAACTCGGCGTGCGGACGGATGTGCCGTTTCGCGAACTGACTGCGCAGGAAAAGGAGATCGTCTTTCACGGACCTCCCGACAAGGTGCATCTGGTCTATCAGATCCAAAAGACCGGTGCGGCGGGGGAGATGGACTTCACCTACTTCAATGCAATTTATACCGTAGAAAATGCGCTCGCGAAGGTCAAGGATGAAAAGGGAATGAAGCGTGTGGAAAAATTCCTGCGCCAAGAAATCTGTCCGGCTTGTCACGGCACACGCCTCTCGGATGCCGCACGTGCGCCGCGCCTCGCAGAACTCTCTCTGCCGGATGTCTGCAGGATGACGCTGACGGAACTTGCGGCGTGGATCGCAGATGTTCCAAAGGCTATGCCGCGGGATATGATTCCGATGGCGGAAAGCATCTGTGAGAGTTTCCGGCATACGGCGGCGCGCCTCATGGAGCTTGGACTTGGCTACCTCACGCTCGACCGCGCGGCCTCGACGCTCTCGACGGGGGAGCGGCAGCGTATGCAGCTCGCGCGTGCCGTGCGCAATCGGACAACGGGCGTGCTCTACGTTCTTGACGAGCCGTCCATCGGACTCCATCCCTCGAACATTGATGGACTGCTGAACGTCATGCGGGAGCTTATGTCCGACGGGAACTCCATCGTCCTCGTCGATCACGATGTGCAGATTCTGCGCAGCGCAGATCATTTCATCGAGCTCGGGCCGGAGGCGGGCGCAGGCGGCGGTACGATCATCGCGCAGGGAACACTTGCAGAGATGAAAAAAAGTGCGAACTCACGCATCGGTGGTTTTCTTGACGGCAGGAAAAAGGTGCAGGTTCATACACCTGCGGCGGTCGAGGACATGTTCAAGCATGGGCGGATTGTGCTCAAGACAGAGCAGATTCATACGGTGAAGCCGCTCTCCGCCGTGTTTCCGCAGGGACGGCTGAGTGTTGTGACCGGTGTTTCTGGCTCGGGCAAGACGACGCTCATTCTGGAAAGCCTGATTCCGGCACTGGAAGCACAGCTCGGCAGGACATCGCTGCCCGCGCATGTCCGGTCGATTGCCGCCGACGGTGTGCGGCAGGTGCGGTTGATCGACGCTGTACCGATTGGCGCCAACGTGCGCTCGACCGTTGCTACCTACGCGAACGTGCACGATGAGCTGCGAAAACTTTATGCGCGTACGCCGGCAGCAAAGGAGAACGGGTATAAGGCCGGGGAGTTTTCCTATAATACGGGAAAACTTCGCTGTCCGACCTGCGACGGAACCGGCTCGATCAGCCTCGATGTCCAATTTCTGCCCGATGTCACGATCGACTGCCCCGACTGCGGCGGCTCTCGATACCGCAAGGAAGCTGCCGAGATTCTTCGTGTGCCGCGCAAGGGGAAGCAGCCGTGCTCGCTCCCCGCGTTGATGTCCCTGAGCGTTGACGAAGCACTGGCGGTTTGCTGTGATTTGAAAACGGTGCAGCGGCGCCTTCAGATCCTGCACGATCTCGGGCTCGGATATCTGACGCTCGGTGAGGCGACGCCCGGGCTCTCGGGCGGCGAGGCGCAGCGTCTGAAGCTCGCGAGCGATATGGGCAGGGGGCAGGAGGGCTCTGTATTCGTCTTCGATGAGCCGACAATCGGTCTGCATCCGCTCGATGTAGAGACTCTGCTCGGTGTGTTCCAAACGCTCATGGCGAGCGGTGCGACCGTCATCGTCATCGAGCATGACCTCGACGTTATACGCAATGCCGACTACATTCTCGACATGGGGCCCGGCGGCGGCGAAGAGGGAGGCGAGATCGTTGCCTGCGGTACGCATGCGGATATCCGGAAGGAACCCAAAAGTGTCACGGGACGGTATCTTTGA
- a CDS encoding nitrate reductase subunit alpha produces MSSIFKKFKYLIPTSELAGGHAEMHEGGRTWENMYRDRWSFDKTVRTTHGVNCTGSCSWNVHVKNGIVAWENQATDYPETAPDMPDFEPRGCPRGTTFSWYLYSPHRVKYPYMRGELAALWREARAAHPNAYEAWKSIASDPAKKKKYKQARGMGGFVRSNWQEVSELIAASVLYTAYTYGSDRIFGFSVIPAMSMLSYAAGIRFMQLMGGVGLSFYDWYADLPPASPQIWGEQTDVPESSDWYNAGYLITWGSNVPLTRTPDAHFMAEVRYKGTKVVSIAPDYAESSMFADTWISLKVGSDSAMAMAMGHVILKEYYVDKTTPFFLEYTRKYTDFPFLVRIEKKEDGTYIPGRMLSARDMGRDEKHSDFRYYVVDDKTGEILIPNGTLGERWSTQEKWNIREENRDTGAEICPRLSVWDDKTGTVEVQLPYFGNDRRERTLTRALPVRRVKTAAGEVLVTTVYDLTLANYAIDRGIGGESAGSYEDDTPYTPAWQEKYTGISPDLVIKTAREIADNAIKTNGRTMIIMGGGINHWFHADAVYRTIINLLLFTGCEGRNGGGWAHYVGQEKLRPNEGWARIMSGSDWQGPPKLLNSTSFYYFATDQWRSDEIQTDALTAANENARYSHAADYAVMAARLGWAPSYPTFNRGSNDLAADAKAAGFEGADGIKEYIVKSLKDKSLKFAWEDPDAPENFPRNLFVWRCNLLGSSAKGNDYFLKYLLGTENSIFQEEDCATHPQEVKWREKEELEKPGGALEGKLDLLVSLDFRMAGNALYSDIVLPTATWYEKTDLSSTDMHPFVHPFQPAVDPLWESRTDWDIYRTLAQAVSEVAKDAKLTPYTNIAATPLGHDSEAELAQPDGVVRDWSKGECEPIPGKTMPNIASNTIDYTKLYEKWIALGPNAGGKTASHGNTWDSAEDYEEIRRRNGIIQNKDYVSYGCPSIYEARQAIDAVLGMSPTTCGRTAVRAWEAVEKRTGLDNLVKLAKDREDERFTYDQVIAQPRETITAPTFTGSNQNRRYTPFTNNVEELIPFRTLTGRQHFYMDHEVMREFGEAQAVYRPILDFRPMNKSLNGTQKEITLKYLTPHNKWSTHSMYFDAQQMLTMFRGGQSVWMSEKDAAEIGVKDNDWIELYNRNGVVASRVVVSPRLPQGSVFMHHAQDRHINVPGSKISGTRAGTHNTPTHIHIKPTHLIGGYGQLSYGFNYYGPTGNQRDSYVVVRRMEEVDWLED; encoded by the coding sequence GTGAGCAGTATCTTCAAAAAGTTCAAGTATCTGATTCCTACGTCAGAACTTGCAGGCGGTCATGCCGAGATGCATGAGGGCGGGCGCACATGGGAGAATATGTACCGCGACCGCTGGTCGTTCGACAAGACCGTCCGCACGACGCACGGGGTCAACTGCACGGGCTCGTGCAGCTGGAATGTCCACGTCAAGAACGGCATTGTGGCGTGGGAGAATCAGGCGACGGACTATCCCGAGACGGCACCGGACATGCCGGACTTCGAGCCGCGCGGCTGTCCGCGCGGGACGACGTTCTCGTGGTATCTCTACAGTCCGCACCGCGTGAAGTACCCGTATATGCGCGGGGAACTCGCGGCTCTTTGGCGTGAGGCGCGTGCGGCGCATCCGAATGCGTACGAGGCGTGGAAGAGCATTGCCTCCGATCCCGCGAAGAAAAAGAAGTACAAGCAGGCGCGCGGCATGGGCGGCTTTGTGCGCTCGAATTGGCAGGAGGTCAGCGAGCTGATCGCCGCCTCCGTGCTCTACACGGCGTACACCTACGGCTCCGACCGTATCTTCGGCTTCTCCGTTATCCCGGCGATGTCGATGCTGAGCTATGCGGCGGGCATCCGCTTTATGCAGCTGATGGGCGGCGTCGGCCTCTCGTTCTACGACTGGTACGCCGATCTGCCGCCCGCGAGCCCGCAGATCTGGGGCGAGCAGACGGACGTGCCAGAGTCGAGCGACTGGTACAATGCGGGCTACCTCATCACATGGGGCTCGAACGTACCGCTCACGCGCACGCCGGACGCGCATTTCATGGCGGAGGTGCGCTACAAGGGCACAAAGGTCGTGTCGATTGCGCCTGACTATGCAGAGTCCTCGATGTTCGCCGATACGTGGATCTCGCTCAAGGTCGGCAGCGACTCCGCAATGGCGATGGCGATGGGGCACGTCATTCTCAAAGAATACTATGTTGACAAGACAACGCCGTTCTTCCTCGAGTATACGCGGAAGTATACGGATTTCCCGTTCCTCGTGCGCATCGAGAAGAAAGAGGACGGCACTTACATCCCCGGGCGTATGCTTTCCGCGCGTGACATGGGACGCGATGAAAAGCATTCCGACTTCCGTTACTACGTCGTGGACGACAAGACGGGCGAGATCCTCATTCCGAACGGCACGCTCGGTGAGCGTTGGAGTACACAGGAGAAGTGGAACATCCGCGAGGAGAACCGCGACACGGGCGCGGAGATCTGCCCGCGCCTCTCCGTCTGGGACGACAAGACGGGGACGGTGGAGGTGCAGCTGCCGTACTTTGGCAACGACCGCAGGGAGCGCACACTGACGCGTGCTCTGCCCGTGCGCAGGGTGAAGACGGCGGCGGGCGAGGTGCTCGTGACGACGGTCTACGATCTCACGCTTGCGAACTATGCGATCGATCGCGGCATTGGCGGCGAGAGCGCGGGCTCGTACGAGGACGACACGCCGTACACGCCCGCATGGCAGGAGAAGTACACGGGCATTTCGCCCGATCTCGTCATCAAGACGGCGCGCGAGATTGCGGACAACGCCATCAAGACGAACGGCCGCACCATGATTATCATGGGCGGCGGCATCAACCACTGGTTCCACGCGGATGCGGTCTACCGCACGATCATCAATCTCCTGCTCTTCACGGGCTGCGAGGGGCGCAACGGCGGCGGCTGGGCACACTACGTCGGACAGGAGAAACTGCGCCCGAATGAGGGCTGGGCGCGCATTATGAGCGGCTCGGACTGGCAGGGTCCGCCGAAGCTGCTCAACTCGACCTCGTTCTACTACTTTGCGACCGACCAGTGGCGCAGCGACGAGATCCAGACGGACGCGCTGACGGCGGCGAATGAAAACGCACGCTACAGCCACGCGGCGGACTATGCCGTTATGGCGGCGCGTCTGGGCTGGGCACCGTCCTATCCGACGTTCAACCGCGGCTCGAACGACCTCGCAGCGGATGCAAAGGCGGCGGGCTTCGAGGGCGCGGACGGCATCAAGGAGTACATCGTCAAGAGTCTCAAGGACAAGTCGCTGAAATTCGCATGGGAAGACCCCGATGCACCCGAGAACTTCCCGCGCAACCTCTTTGTCTGGCGCTGCAACCTGCTCGGCTCGTCCGCGAAGGGCAATGACTACTTCCTCAAGTATCTCCTCGGCACGGAGAACAGCATCTTCCAGGAGGAGGACTGTGCGACGCACCCGCAGGAGGTCAAGTGGCGCGAGAAGGAGGAGCTGGAGAAGCCGGGCGGTGCGCTCGAGGGCAAGCTCGACCTCCTCGTTTCGCTCGATTTCCGTATGGCGGGCAACGCGTTGTACTCCGACATCGTGCTGCCGACGGCGACCTGGTACGAGAAAACCGACCTCTCATCGACGGATATGCACCCGTTTGTCCATCCCTTCCAGCCTGCGGTCGACCCGCTCTGGGAGTCGCGTACGGACTGGGACATCTACCGCACACTGGCACAGGCGGTGTCTGAGGTGGCAAAGGACGCAAAGCTCACGCCGTACACGAACATCGCCGCGACCCCGCTCGGCCACGACAGCGAGGCGGAGCTGGCACAGCCGGACGGTGTCGTGCGTGACTGGAGCAAGGGCGAGTGCGAGCCGATCCCCGGCAAGACCATGCCCAACATCGCATCGAATACGATTGACTATACGAAGCTCTATGAGAAGTGGATCGCGCTCGGCCCGAATGCGGGCGGCAAGACGGCGAGCCACGGCAATACGTGGGACTCGGCGGAGGACTACGAGGAGATCCGCCGGCGCAACGGCATCATCCAGAACAAGGACTATGTGTCCTACGGCTGCCCCTCGATCTATGAGGCGCGGCAGGCGATTGATGCAGTGCTTGGAATGTCCCCGACCACCTGCGGCAGGACGGCTGTCCGCGCATGGGAGGCGGTCGAGAAGCGCACGGGTCTCGACAACCTCGTGAAGCTCGCGAAGGATCGCGAGGACGAGCGGTTTACTTACGATCAGGTCATCGCGCAGCCGCGTGAGACGATCACCGCGCCGACCTTTACGGGCAGCAACCAGAACCGCCGCTACACGCCCTTTACGAACAACGTGGAGGAGCTGATCCCGTTCCGCACACTGACAGGGCGGCAGCATTTCTACATGGACCACGAGGTCATGCGCGAGTTCGGCGAGGCACAGGCGGTCTACCGTCCGATCCTCGACTTCCGTCCGATGAACAAGTCGCTGAACGGCACGCAGAAGGAAATCACGCTGAAGTACCTCACGCCCCACAACAAGTGGAGCACACACAGCATGTACTTCGACGCGCAGCAGATGCTCACGATGTTCCGCGGCGGACAGAGCGTATGGATGAGCGAGAAGGACGCGGCGGAGATCGGTGTGAAGGACAACGACTGGATCGAGCTCTACAACCGCAACGGTGTCGTCGCCTCGCGCGTCGTTGTCTCGCCGCGCCTCCCGCAGGGCAGTGTCTTTATGCACCACGCACAGGATCGCCACATCAATGTGCCGGGCTCGAAGATCTCGGGCACGCGCGCGGGCACGCACAATACGCCGACACACATTCACATCAAGCCCACCCACCTCATCGGCGGCTACGGGCAGCTCAGCTACGGTTTCAACTACTACGGCCCGACGGGCAATCAGCGCGACTCGTACGTCGTCGTGCGGCGCATGGAGGAGGTAGATTGGCTTGAAGATTAA
- a CDS encoding glycoside hydrolase family 1 protein has translation MAFPKEFLWGGAVAANQCEGAYNADGKGLDIQDIMPRGITGAPTQEPTADNLKLTAIDFYHRYKGDIALFAEMGFKVFRTSIAWSRIYPNGDDAEPNEAGLQFYDNLFDECRKYGIEPLVTISHYETPLHLAKTYNGWMSHDLIGFYERYVRTIFTRYRDKVKYWLTFNEINSVLHEPLLSGGIMTPKAELSLQDLYQACHHEFVASALATKIGHEIIPEAQIGCMILAMPTYPLTPAPDDMIAVMRAEHFNDFFGDMHVRGIYPGYMKRYFRENGIEIRATQEELRLLREHTVDFVSFSYYVSICEGAGGTAGGGNLLGGKKNPYLKASEWGWQIDPQGLRYVLNRYYDRWQKPLFIVENGLGAKDVLVADGAGGRTVADDYRIDYLNDHLVQVAEAIADGVPVMGYTTWGCIDLVSASTAQMSKRYGFIYVDRNDDGSGTLARYRKKSFHWYKDVIATNGECLKW, from the coding sequence ATGGCATTCCCAAAGGAATTTCTCTGGGGCGGTGCAGTCGCGGCGAATCAGTGTGAGGGCGCGTACAATGCGGACGGCAAGGGACTCGACATACAGGACATCATGCCGCGCGGCATCACGGGCGCACCGACGCAGGAGCCAACGGCGGACAATCTGAAACTCACGGCGATTGACTTCTACCATCGGTACAAGGGGGACATTGCCCTCTTTGCCGAGATGGGGTTCAAGGTGTTCCGCACGTCAATTGCGTGGAGCCGCATCTACCCGAACGGGGACGATGCCGAGCCGAACGAGGCGGGGCTGCAGTTCTACGATAATCTCTTCGACGAGTGCCGGAAATACGGCATCGAGCCGCTCGTGACAATCTCGCACTATGAGACGCCGCTTCACCTTGCGAAAACATACAACGGCTGGATGAGTCACGACCTCATCGGCTTCTACGAGCGGTATGTGCGGACGATCTTCACGCGCTATCGGGATAAAGTAAAATACTGGCTGACGTTCAACGAGATCAACTCCGTACTCCATGAGCCGCTGCTCTCGGGCGGCATCATGACGCCGAAGGCGGAGCTGTCGCTCCAAGACCTCTATCAAGCGTGTCACCATGAGTTCGTCGCCTCGGCGCTTGCGACGAAGATCGGGCATGAGATCATCCCCGAGGCACAGATCGGCTGTATGATTCTCGCGATGCCGACCTATCCGCTGACCCCCGCGCCCGACGATATGATCGCCGTCATGCGGGCGGAGCACTTCAACGACTTCTTCGGCGATATGCACGTACGCGGCATTTACCCCGGCTATATGAAACGCTACTTCCGCGAGAACGGCATCGAGATCCGCGCGACACAGGAGGAGCTGCGGCTGCTGCGGGAACATACAGTGGACTTCGTCTCGTTCAGCTACTACGTCAGCATCTGCGAGGGTGCGGGCGGAACGGCGGGCGGCGGCAATCTCCTCGGCGGGAAGAAGAACCCGTATCTAAAGGCTAGCGAATGGGGCTGGCAGATCGACCCGCAGGGGCTGCGCTATGTGCTCAATCGCTATTATGACCGCTGGCAAAAGCCGCTCTTTATCGTCGAGAACGGCCTTGGGGCGAAGGATGTGCTCGTCGCGGACGGGGCGGGCGGCAGGACGGTCGCGGACGACTACCGCATCGACTATCTGAACGATCATCTCGTGCAGGTCGCGGAGGCAATCGCCGACGGCGTGCCCGTCATGGGCTATACGACGTGGGGCTGCATCGACCTCGTGAGCGCGTCGACGGCGCAGATGTCAAAGCGGTACGGCTTCATCTACGTCGACCGCAATGACGACGGGTCGGGAACGCTCGCACGATACCGCAAGAAGTCGTTTCACTGGTATAAGGACGTGATCGCGACGAACGGGGAATGTTTGAAGTGGTGA
- the narI gene encoding respiratory nitrate reductase subunit gamma, producing MKQFVWGVLPYIAFTFLIVGTIVRYTVFERNWTTKSSQFLSKSDLKIAGPMFHLGLVMAFGGHVIGVLIPKFMTEAAGINEHLYHMIALGGGAPAGVLFFGGFILLLIRRFGKDRMAVNTSTMDKWLYLFLFLAIFSGCASTTLNAVQGGFDYRETISPWFRSVLMLSPEISYMENVPLMFRIHMFSWMAVAFLFPFSRLVHCLSAPFEYLVRSPIIYRKK from the coding sequence ATGAAACAATTTGTTTGGGGCGTCCTGCCCTACATCGCGTTCACGTTCCTCATCGTGGGGACGATTGTGCGCTACACCGTCTTTGAGCGGAACTGGACGACGAAGTCCAGTCAGTTTCTCTCCAAGAGCGACCTGAAGATCGCGGGGCCGATGTTCCACCTCGGTCTTGTCATGGCATTCGGCGGGCACGTCATCGGTGTGCTCATCCCGAAGTTCATGACCGAGGCGGCGGGGATCAACGAGCATCTCTACCACATGATTGCGCTCGGCGGCGGCGCACCCGCAGGAGTGCTCTTCTTCGGGGGCTTCATTCTGCTTCTCATCCGCCGCTTCGGCAAGGATCGCATGGCGGTCAACACGTCGACGATGGACAAGTGGCTCTACTTATTCCTCTTCCTTGCGATCTTCTCCGGCTGTGCGTCCACGACGCTGAACGCTGTGCAGGGCGGCTTCGACTACCGCGAGACGATTTCGCCGTGGTTCCGCTCCGTACTCATGCTCAGCCCTGAGATCAGCTATATGGAGAATGTGCCGCTCATGTTCCGCATCCATATGTTCTCGTGGATGGCGGTGGCGTTCCTCTTCCCGTTCTCGCGCCTCGTCCACTGCCTCAGCGCACCGTTCGAATATCTCGTGCGCAGTCCGATCATCTATCGGAAGAAGTAA
- the narJ gene encoding nitrate reductase molybdenum cofactor assembly chaperone, giving the protein MDTNRIQTPLLLTSYLFEYPSAEWWEGVPTHAAVVADVERPQSREVFEEFFGYIGESDPQEFEDAYVRAFDFSQNTNLYLTTHNRTDFGKQSEEMLAYKQLFLDAGYDLNHELPDYLPAILELAAAVPERESLHILTEVRPKLELLRDRLIEAKLPYAFLLDVVLTEAAGLEGRTA; this is encoded by the coding sequence ATGGATACGAACCGCATTCAGACACCGCTCCTTCTCACCTCCTACCTGTTCGAGTACCCCTCGGCAGAGTGGTGGGAGGGCGTTCCCACCCACGCGGCGGTGGTCGCAGATGTCGAACGTCCGCAGTCGCGCGAGGTGTTCGAGGAGTTCTTCGGCTACATCGGGGAGAGCGACCCGCAGGAGTTCGAGGATGCCTATGTGCGTGCCTTTGACTTCTCGCAGAACACGAACCTCTATCTCACGACGCACAACCGTACGGATTTCGGCAAGCAGTCCGAGGAGATGCTCGCGTACAAGCAGCTCTTCCTCGATGCGGGCTATGACCTCAATCACGAGCTGCCCGACTACCTGCCCGCGATCCTCGAACTCGCGGCAGCAGTGCCCGAGCGTGAGTCGCTGCACATCCTGACCGAGGTGCGTCCGAAACTGGAACTCCTGCGCGACCGTCTGATCGAGGCGAAGCTGCCCTACGCATTTCTCCTCGATGTCGTACTCACGGAGGCGGCAGGACTCGAAGGGAGGACAGCATAA
- the narH gene encoding nitrate reductase subunit beta, whose translation MKIKAQIAMVMNLDKCIGCHTCSILCKNVWTNRRGAEYMYFNNVETKPGIGYPKQWENQEKWKGGWELKDGQLSLKTGGMMTRLAKLFYHPQQPEMDDYYEPWTYDYETLIHTKRRNHQPVARPRSLITQKRMEIKWGPNWEDDLADGQSARKDYNLSKMEQEITLEFHDIFMKHLPRLCNHCLNPACVAACPSGAIYKRDEDGVVLISQDGCRGWRHCVPSCPYKKIYYNWETNKAEKCTFCFPRLENGLPTVCSDGCVGRMRYIGVLLYDADKVKTAASTPDPKDIYKSYLGALCDPNDPETVKAAQAAGIPDRWIRAAQNSPSYKLIAEWQLAFPLHPEYRTLPNVWYVPPLSPIARRVEEKVFFPGAAEMRIPVAYLAQLLTAGDEAAIERVLRVLLELRAVMRTKQTGEELPENLTHDLETYEAMYRLLGIAKRRDRFNIPAGLQDVTHEKLRELQGSVGYACPGGCC comes from the coding sequence TTGAAGATTAAAGCGCAGATTGCGATGGTCATGAATCTGGACAAGTGCATTGGCTGTCACACGTGCTCCATCCTCTGCAAGAACGTCTGGACGAACCGACGCGGCGCGGAGTATATGTATTTCAACAACGTCGAAACGAAACCCGGCATCGGATACCCGAAGCAGTGGGAGAACCAGGAGAAGTGGAAGGGCGGCTGGGAGCTGAAGGACGGTCAGCTGAGCCTCAAAACGGGCGGCATGATGACGCGCCTGGCGAAGCTGTTCTACCATCCGCAGCAGCCCGAGATGGACGACTACTATGAGCCGTGGACATACGACTATGAGACGCTGATCCACACGAAGCGGCGCAATCATCAGCCCGTCGCACGCCCGCGCTCGCTGATTACGCAGAAGCGCATGGAGATCAAGTGGGGACCGAACTGGGAGGATGACCTCGCCGACGGACAGTCCGCGCGCAAGGATTACAACCTCAGCAAGATGGAACAGGAGATCACGCTCGAGTTCCACGACATCTTCATGAAGCACCTGCCGCGTCTCTGCAACCACTGCCTGAACCCCGCGTGTGTCGCCGCGTGCCCCTCGGGCGCGATCTACAAGCGCGACGAGGACGGTGTGGTGCTCATCTCGCAGGACGGCTGCCGCGGCTGGCGGCACTGCGTTCCGTCCTGCCCGTACAAGAAGATCTACTACAACTGGGAGACGAACAAGGCGGAGAAGTGCACGTTCTGCTTCCCTCGTCTTGAGAACGGTCTGCCGACCGTGTGCAGCGACGGCTGCGTCGGGCGTATGCGCTATATCGGTGTCCTGCTCTACGATGCGGACAAGGTCAAGACCGCAGCATCCACGCCCGATCCGAAGGATATCTACAAGAGTTACCTCGGTGCGCTCTGCGACCCGAACGATCCCGAGACCGTGAAGGCGGCACAGGCGGCGGGCATCCCCGACCGCTGGATCCGTGCGGCGCAGAACTCACCCTCGTACAAGCTGATCGCCGAGTGGCAGCTTGCGTTCCCACTCCATCCGGAGTACCGCACGCTGCCGAACGTCTGGTATGTACCACCCCTCAGCCCGATTGCGCGGCGCGTGGAGGAGAAGGTGTTCTTCCCGGGTGCGGCGGAGATGCGCATCCCCGTCGCCTACCTCGCACAGCTGCTGACGGCGGGCGATGAGGCCGCGATCGAGCGCGTGCTGCGCGTCCTGCTCGAGCTGCGCGCCGTCATGCGGACAAAGCAGACGGGCGAGGAACTGCCGGAGAACCTCACGCATGACCTTGAGACCTACGAGGCGATGTACCGCCTGCTCGGCATTGCCAAGCGCCGCGACCGCTTCAACATCCCCGCAGGACTGCAGGATGTCACGCATGAGAAGCTGCGCGAGCTGCAGGGCTCGGTCGGCTATGCCTGTCCCGGAGGGTGCTGCTGA